A genomic segment from Polyangium mundeleinium encodes:
- a CDS encoding cupredoxin domain-containing protein yields MDTFDTLVSKAKASQSGRLRGLLRRGAVALVLLTVPGVAFAAVTAKGKLSGADKLLNPVWNEAKDPNARRYTFREPSPTVRPDVRTLTGHLPKELAIVALGDKGTPQKVPVTVSVAGGRTSPVTIVVPEGQQINFENKDPFPHKLYETGNKGFGAVETAPNKSRSWTPPGPGKYEIRDQFAPSVRSWVVVEPRAIASTYPDRKGDFAIDLEPGPHKLRAYFNGEPVGQELDVVITPFPTEQPLKAPLVVAVTPSK; encoded by the coding sequence ATGGACACGTTCGACACGCTCGTTTCCAAGGCGAAGGCGAGCCAATCTGGCCGCCTGCGCGGCCTGCTCCGCCGAGGAGCCGTCGCACTCGTGCTCTTGACCGTTCCAGGCGTTGCGTTTGCCGCCGTCACGGCCAAGGGCAAGCTGAGCGGGGCCGACAAGCTCCTGAACCCCGTGTGGAACGAGGCGAAGGACCCGAACGCTCGTCGCTACACGTTCCGCGAGCCCTCCCCGACGGTGCGGCCCGACGTGCGTACCCTCACGGGGCACCTGCCGAAAGAGCTCGCGATCGTCGCGCTCGGCGACAAGGGCACGCCGCAGAAGGTGCCCGTCACCGTCAGCGTCGCCGGCGGTCGCACGAGCCCCGTCACGATCGTCGTGCCCGAGGGCCAGCAGATCAACTTCGAGAACAAAGACCCGTTCCCGCACAAGCTCTACGAGACGGGAAACAAGGGCTTCGGCGCCGTCGAGACCGCGCCGAACAAGAGCCGCTCGTGGACCCCGCCCGGGCCCGGCAAGTACGAGATTCGTGATCAGTTCGCGCCGAGCGTCCGATCGTGGGTCGTCGTCGAGCCCCGCGCGATCGCCTCGACCTACCCCGATCGCAAGGGCGACTTCGCGATCGATCTCGAGCCCGGCCCGCACAAGCTTCGCGCGTACTTCAACGGCGAGCCCGTGGGCCAGGAGCTCGACGTCGTGATCACGCCCTTCCCGACCGAGCAGCCGCTCAAGGCGCCTCTCGTCGTCGCTGTGACCCCGAGCAAGTGA
- a CDS encoding MXAN_5187 family protein, translating into MILSRFWYLALAILLGVSAFTLMLAAQMYNRSGLRAMSDSLAADSSAVGWYLKDDARNRSSALIPIALAPELRGQLAKSTPEAKPSREIRDEAKKALKKLDGEVPADLKFDALWAVDGNGRVIASVGIEHAEDWELGGYPVVADALHGWIRDDAWVWKGRIYRVVSRPVEAEVNGEPVGAVIGVKIVDDKFAQGVSKRTGAAVGFYADGARVASWAPEGFDKANLDQITQDLMQLENNKDYQEKGRSEPRVIAAHLGVVYARMPGEAWDLGAGYAVGRLAVAVDSPLDFLNKADDTDKKNVPTIFVIVAILGLAGVGVFFSVLEHTQPLATFSKEAIRLAKGEVDVLAPSKFRGAYKKIASDLNDGIDKIAAKGGAPRRAADLEQVLGPIPAAPTMSAFAVPGPGETSSTAIPVPNSAPAAKPLPKALPKPKPRPGSTTQDPVESVPEPEPEAAPAPAAAPPPLPKAAAAEPAAPAAEGDEVDELTEWQKVYEEFVAMKQQCGEQTAGMTFDKFKSTLQRNKDALVQRHGVTRVKFTVYAKEGKAALKASPVNK; encoded by the coding sequence ATGATCCTGTCCCGTTTCTGGTACCTCGCCCTCGCCATCCTGCTCGGCGTGTCGGCGTTCACGCTGATGCTCGCCGCGCAGATGTACAACCGCTCCGGCCTCCGCGCGATGAGCGACTCGCTCGCCGCCGACTCGAGCGCCGTCGGTTGGTACCTCAAAGACGACGCGCGCAACCGTTCGAGCGCGCTCATTCCGATCGCGCTCGCCCCCGAGCTCCGCGGGCAACTCGCGAAGTCCACGCCCGAGGCCAAGCCGAGCCGCGAGATCCGCGACGAGGCCAAGAAGGCGCTGAAGAAGCTCGACGGCGAGGTCCCCGCGGACCTCAAGTTCGACGCGCTCTGGGCCGTCGACGGCAACGGCCGTGTCATCGCCTCCGTCGGCATCGAGCACGCCGAGGACTGGGAGCTCGGCGGCTACCCCGTCGTCGCGGACGCTCTGCACGGCTGGATCCGTGACGACGCGTGGGTCTGGAAGGGCCGCATCTATCGCGTCGTTTCGCGCCCCGTCGAGGCCGAGGTCAACGGCGAGCCCGTCGGCGCGGTCATCGGCGTGAAGATCGTCGACGACAAGTTCGCGCAGGGCGTCTCGAAGCGCACGGGCGCCGCGGTCGGCTTCTACGCCGACGGCGCGCGCGTCGCGTCCTGGGCCCCCGAAGGGTTCGACAAGGCGAACCTCGATCAGATCACGCAAGATCTGATGCAGCTCGAAAACAACAAGGACTACCAGGAGAAGGGCCGCAGCGAGCCGCGTGTCATCGCCGCGCACCTCGGCGTCGTCTACGCGCGCATGCCCGGCGAGGCCTGGGATCTCGGCGCGGGATATGCCGTCGGTCGCCTCGCGGTCGCCGTCGACTCGCCGCTCGACTTCCTCAACAAGGCCGACGACACCGACAAGAAGAACGTCCCGACGATCTTCGTCATCGTGGCCATCCTCGGGCTCGCGGGCGTCGGCGTCTTCTTCTCGGTCCTCGAGCACACGCAGCCGCTCGCCACGTTCAGCAAGGAGGCCATCCGCCTCGCAAAGGGCGAGGTCGACGTGCTCGCGCCGAGCAAGTTCCGCGGCGCGTACAAGAAGATCGCCTCCGACCTCAACGACGGCATCGACAAGATCGCGGCCAAGGGCGGCGCGCCGCGTCGCGCCGCCGATCTCGAACAGGTCCTCGGCCCGATCCCGGCCGCGCCCACGATGAGCGCGTTCGCCGTGCCCGGCCCCGGCGAGACCTCGTCGACCGCGATCCCGGTCCCGAACAGCGCACCCGCTGCGAAGCCCCTGCCCAAGGCGCTCCCGAAGCCGAAGCCGCGTCCGGGTTCGACGACGCAGGACCCGGTCGAGTCGGTGCCCGAGCCGGAGCCCGAGGCCGCGCCTGCGCCGGCTGCGGCGCCGCCTCCGCTGCCGAAGGCGGCCGCGGCCGAGCCTGCGGCGCCCGCGGCGGAGGGGGACGAGGTCGACGAGCTCACCGAGTGGCAGAAGGTCTACGAAGAGTTCGTCGCGATGAAGCAGCAGTGCGGCGAGCAGACGGCGGGCATGACGTTCGACAAGTTCAAGTCGACGCTTCAGCGCAACAAGGACGCGCTCGTGCAACGGCACGGCGTGACGCGCGTGAAGTTCACGGTGTACGCGAAGGAAGGCAAGGCCGCGCTGAAGGCCTCGCCGGTCAACAAGTAA
- a CDS encoding OmpP1/FadL family transporter yields the protein MGARNLVVGAVVGSVLLGGAGVARASSGLDSPDNGVVQLGRGATYVARADDPLAAYFNPAGLAFQKSGVHVGAHLLFMNTCFSRRDVNGQPVSPGGGIPGPGAAGGPSDPVCSETSPFPNPQIAANFRITQKLAIGLSVMGPHGVGKIVWPESIPYTNQLGLSTTQPAPQRHLLIESDSLIFNPTLSVSYAIKDWLSVGAGFIWGVASIDFVNFTEATSQIPRDDFAGNQEVKSTLSAFDGFVPGVVVGVLASPHKRLDLGAWFKWQDAISTRTGVKLESLYWRAGGQKNDNPCPAGPANCNITEDKDAGTLKFRIPLEARLGFRYHHPLRAGSLVPKVGAKVRDPLADDLFDLEVDFTYAHNSVVDNLEVRFDPGIRVNGTPGEIPTNADIPHKWKNVFGVRFGGDFVVIPGFLAVRAGGFFETNGQDPAYLNPDFHLGARVGVGGGGSVRVGPVDVSVAYQHTFFEPLDNGGRGEVYGLSGDATTNYRSPHNVNGGRLESSLNEVALGATYRF from the coding sequence ATGGGCGCGAGGAATCTCGTCGTGGGGGCGGTCGTGGGGTCGGTCTTGCTGGGGGGCGCGGGCGTCGCGCGCGCCTCCTCGGGGCTCGACTCTCCCGACAATGGCGTCGTGCAACTCGGCCGTGGCGCGACCTATGTCGCGCGCGCGGACGACCCGCTCGCCGCGTACTTCAACCCTGCGGGCCTCGCGTTCCAGAAGTCGGGCGTGCATGTCGGCGCGCACCTTCTGTTCATGAACACCTGCTTCTCGCGCAGGGACGTGAACGGTCAGCCTGTCTCGCCGGGCGGCGGCATCCCGGGCCCCGGCGCGGCGGGTGGCCCCTCCGATCCGGTCTGCTCCGAGACCTCGCCCTTCCCGAACCCGCAGATCGCCGCGAACTTCCGCATCACGCAAAAGCTCGCGATCGGCCTGTCCGTCATGGGCCCGCACGGCGTCGGCAAGATCGTCTGGCCCGAGTCGATCCCGTACACGAACCAGCTCGGCCTCTCGACCACGCAGCCTGCGCCGCAGCGCCATCTGCTCATCGAGAGCGACTCGCTCATCTTCAACCCGACGCTCAGCGTGAGCTACGCGATCAAGGACTGGCTCAGCGTCGGCGCGGGCTTCATCTGGGGCGTCGCCTCGATCGATTTCGTCAACTTCACCGAGGCGACCTCGCAGATCCCGAGGGACGACTTCGCCGGCAACCAGGAAGTGAAGTCGACGCTCTCGGCCTTCGATGGCTTCGTGCCCGGCGTCGTCGTGGGTGTCCTCGCTTCGCCGCACAAGCGCCTCGACCTCGGCGCGTGGTTCAAGTGGCAGGACGCGATCTCCACGCGCACCGGCGTGAAGCTCGAATCGCTCTACTGGCGCGCGGGCGGCCAGAAAAACGACAACCCGTGTCCGGCGGGCCCGGCGAACTGCAACATCACCGAGGACAAGGACGCGGGCACGCTCAAGTTCAGGATCCCGCTCGAAGCGCGCCTCGGCTTCCGCTACCACCACCCGCTGCGCGCAGGCTCGCTCGTGCCCAAGGTCGGCGCCAAGGTGCGCGACCCGCTCGCGGACGACCTCTTCGACCTCGAGGTCGACTTCACCTACGCGCACAACAGCGTCGTCGACAACCTCGAGGTCCGCTTCGATCCGGGCATCCGCGTGAACGGCACGCCCGGCGAGATCCCCACGAACGCCGACATCCCGCACAAGTGGAAGAACGTCTTCGGCGTGCGGTTCGGCGGCGACTTCGTGGTCATCCCCGGCTTCCTCGCGGTCCGGGCCGGCGGATTTTTCGAAACGAACGGCCAGGACCCCGCCTACCTGAACCCGGATTTCCACCTCGGCGCCCGTGTCGGCGTGGGCGGCGGCGGCAGCGTGCGCGTCGGGCCCGTCGACGTCTCGGTCGCCTACCAGCACACCTTCTTCGAGCCGCTCGACAACGGCGGTCGGGGCGAGGTCTACGGCCTCTCCGGTGACGCGACGACGAATTATCGCAGCCCTCACAACGTCAATGGCGGGCGGCTCGAGTCGAGCCTGAACGAGGTTGCGCTCGGGGCCACCTACCGGTTCTGA
- the trxB gene encoding thioredoxin-disulfide reductase produces the protein MTDTPVRNVIIIGSGPAGLTASIYAARANLKPLCIEGFNAGGLIPGGQLMFTTDVENYPGFPQKVTGQELMQRFRDQAEHQGTEIVTADVTKVDLSARPFKVWVEETLYLAKTVVVATGARANYLGLPSEEALKNKGVSACAVCDGALYRGRDVAVVGGGDTAMEEASYLAGLCSSVTLVHRRDEFRASKAMIERVVSNPKIKILYSHVVEEVLDVRADEVTGIVVKNLKTGETSSIPVAAFFVAIGHTPMTELFVGQLETHANGYLKTVPGSTRTSVPGVFAAGDVQDWTYRQAVTAAGTGCMAALDAERFLQQEGGSH, from the coding sequence ATGACCGACACACCCGTCCGCAACGTCATCATCATCGGCTCGGGCCCTGCGGGCCTGACTGCGTCCATCTACGCCGCACGCGCGAATCTGAAGCCGCTCTGCATCGAGGGGTTCAACGCGGGCGGGCTCATCCCCGGCGGTCAGCTCATGTTCACGACCGACGTCGAGAACTATCCGGGCTTTCCGCAGAAGGTCACGGGCCAGGAGCTCATGCAGCGCTTCCGTGATCAGGCGGAGCACCAGGGCACCGAGATCGTGACGGCGGACGTGACGAAGGTCGATCTCTCGGCGCGGCCGTTCAAGGTCTGGGTCGAGGAGACGCTCTACCTCGCCAAGACCGTGGTCGTCGCGACGGGCGCGCGCGCGAACTACCTCGGCCTGCCGAGCGAAGAAGCGCTCAAGAACAAGGGTGTGAGCGCATGCGCGGTCTGCGACGGCGCGCTCTACCGCGGCCGTGACGTCGCCGTCGTCGGCGGCGGCGACACCGCGATGGAGGAGGCGAGTTACCTCGCGGGCCTCTGCTCCTCGGTCACGCTCGTGCATCGCCGCGACGAGTTCCGCGCGAGCAAGGCGATGATCGAGCGCGTCGTTTCGAACCCGAAGATCAAGATCCTCTACAGCCACGTGGTCGAGGAGGTGCTCGACGTCCGCGCGGACGAGGTCACGGGGATCGTCGTGAAGAACCTGAAGACGGGCGAAACTTCGTCCATTCCGGTCGCGGCGTTTTTCGTGGCGATCGGCCACACGCCCATGACCGAGCTCTTCGTCGGGCAGCTCGAGACGCACGCGAACGGCTACTTGAAGACCGTGCCTGGTTCGACGCGCACGAGCGTGCCCGGCGTGTTCGCCGCGGGCGACGTGCAGGACTGGACGTACAGGCAGGCGGTCACGGCCGCGGGGACGGGCTGCATGGCCGCGCTCGACGCCGAGCGGTTCTTGCAGCAAGAAGGTGGGAGTCACTGA
- a CDS encoding uracil-DNA glycosylase: MDEPHADPRDELFEIATSVRALVEWYDSTGAWGLPLAPARGEVEPAYPAAEPHAAPPPNPRAPAPVADRRPVPSDATFAQPAQFTSPPERAPVPQYTPPPPPAERPQRPAAPRPEARTPEARIEQLRVLASEVASCTRCRLAERRTQTVFARGNPLSELCFVGEGPGVEEDLAGEPFVGPAGQLLDKMISAMGYRPGEVYICNIVKCRPPENRKPQPDEMEACKGYLASQLELARPRYIVALGATAIQGLLGTSEGITKLRGKWKMYRGIPVMPTFHPAYLLRQPSAKREVWTDLQEVMARLGKKPPARG, translated from the coding sequence ATGGACGAGCCCCACGCCGATCCGCGCGACGAGCTCTTCGAGATCGCGACCTCGGTGCGCGCGCTCGTCGAGTGGTACGACAGCACGGGCGCGTGGGGTCTGCCGCTCGCGCCCGCGCGTGGCGAGGTCGAGCCCGCGTATCCTGCGGCTGAACCTCACGCCGCGCCGCCGCCAAACCCGCGCGCGCCTGCGCCCGTCGCGGATCGGCGCCCCGTCCCCTCGGACGCCACCTTCGCGCAGCCCGCGCAGTTCACGTCGCCGCCCGAGCGCGCGCCGGTGCCGCAGTACACGCCGCCTCCGCCGCCTGCCGAGAGGCCGCAGCGCCCCGCCGCTCCGCGCCCCGAGGCACGCACGCCCGAGGCGCGTATCGAGCAGCTCCGCGTCCTCGCCTCCGAGGTCGCCTCCTGCACGCGTTGCCGCCTCGCCGAGCGGCGCACGCAGACCGTGTTTGCCCGCGGCAACCCGCTGTCCGAGCTTTGTTTCGTCGGTGAAGGACCGGGCGTGGAGGAAGACCTCGCGGGCGAGCCGTTCGTCGGTCCTGCGGGGCAGCTCCTCGACAAGATGATCTCCGCGATGGGGTACAGGCCGGGCGAGGTCTACATCTGCAACATCGTCAAGTGCCGGCCTCCGGAGAACCGCAAGCCGCAGCCTGACGAGATGGAGGCGTGCAAGGGCTACCTCGCGTCGCAGCTCGAGCTCGCGCGGCCGAGGTACATCGTCGCGCTCGGCGCGACGGCGATTCAGGGCCTGCTCGGCACGTCCGAGGGCATCACGAAGCTGCGCGGCAAGTGGAAGATGTACCGCGGGATCCCCGTCATGCCGACGTTCCATCCGGCCTACCTCCTCAGGCAGCCGTCGGCGAAACGCGAGGTATGGACCGACCTGCAGGAAGTGATGGCGCGCCTCGGCAAGAAGCCACCCGCGCGGGGCTGA
- a CDS encoding DUF2085 domain-containing protein: protein MLLCLVGVAPFVAPFARRVTSPETGELLYLLFAPVCHLKPERTLALAGVLMPLCSRCAGIFAGFVTAGMFPRPRWSVRACLGYGFVASVIMLADVITQDLRLRPLFHPARLVTGVLWGHVFALGILAIAREHLARPARVTSSA, encoded by the coding sequence GTGCTGCTCTGCCTCGTCGGCGTCGCGCCGTTCGTCGCGCCCTTCGCGCGCCGCGTGACGAGCCCCGAGACGGGCGAGCTCCTCTACCTGCTCTTCGCGCCGGTTTGCCACCTCAAACCCGAGCGCACGCTCGCGCTCGCCGGCGTGCTCATGCCGCTCTGCAGCCGTTGCGCTGGCATCTTCGCGGGGTTCGTGACGGCCGGGATGTTTCCGCGTCCGCGATGGAGCGTGCGTGCGTGCCTCGGGTACGGGTTCGTCGCGAGCGTGATCATGCTGGCCGACGTGATCACGCAGGACCTCCGCCTGCGCCCGCTCTTTCATCCGGCGCGGCTCGTGACGGGCGTCTTGTGGGGGCACGTGTTCGCCCTGGGGATCCTCGCGATCGCGCGCGAGCACCTCGCAAGGCCTGCGCGCGTCACTTCTTCAGCGTGA
- a CDS encoding biopolymer transporter ExbD — protein MHSRVPVLASLVLLVATTLTACGDDKSKTGAAPSATASAAAPTEPAPPPKPKTMPALIVDSLGPYIGQIRVDMKQEKWPEKLTAAVKDLPINGQQVTVIAEKKARTPDVAAVVAELGRAGAPTILLKTDGRDDVPKELLITPPDKVSNPPGCSVTVMVLKDLSTAVWPFKGGLGKKQRKGFAGPDLSNTGDAIKKDLAICDSSFAFFSADDTVSWEMAYNLAGTLKVVDEKSDKKKIETLVLLGEAPVAGRPVTLKK, from the coding sequence ATGCACTCCCGCGTCCCTGTCCTCGCCTCGCTCGTGCTCCTCGTCGCGACGACGCTGACCGCCTGCGGCGACGACAAGTCCAAGACGGGCGCCGCCCCGAGCGCGACCGCCTCTGCCGCAGCGCCGACGGAACCCGCGCCGCCGCCCAAGCCGAAGACGATGCCCGCGCTGATCGTCGACTCGCTCGGCCCGTACATCGGCCAGATCCGCGTCGACATGAAGCAGGAGAAATGGCCGGAGAAGCTCACGGCGGCGGTGAAGGATCTCCCGATCAACGGGCAGCAGGTCACGGTGATCGCCGAGAAGAAGGCGCGCACGCCGGACGTCGCCGCCGTCGTGGCCGAGCTCGGCCGCGCGGGCGCGCCGACGATCCTGCTCAAGACCGACGGCCGAGACGACGTGCCGAAGGAACTCCTGATCACGCCGCCGGACAAGGTGTCGAACCCGCCCGGCTGCTCGGTAACGGTGATGGTGCTGAAGGACCTCTCGACCGCGGTGTGGCCGTTCAAGGGCGGGCTCGGCAAAAAGCAACGCAAAGGGTTCGCAGGGCCCGATCTCTCGAACACGGGCGACGCGATCAAGAAGGACCTCGCGATCTGCGACTCGTCGTTCGCCTTCTTCTCGGCCGACGACACGGTCTCGTGGGAGATGGCCTATAACCTCGCGGGCACGCTGAAGGTCGTCGACGAGAAGAGCGACAAGAAGAAGATCGAGACGCTCGTGCTCCTCGGCGAAGCGCCCGTCGCAGGCAGGCCCGTCACGCTGAAGAAGTGA
- a CDS encoding AMP-binding protein: MPSPFVTRLASFQHEERLAVEDDTRSRTFAELWDRAQRVRLALTEGAPSLEGRAVAILVSPGALWLEAFFGTILAGGVALPLSPLYPPAELAWFGEDARAAAVIVSEDQRERGALLCEGRRVLLAETLADGPRPEGDAAPLEPDDVALLLYTSGTTGKPKGAMITHENVDVQAAILREAWAFSEGDRLLHALPLHHLHGLGISLLTTLLAGAAARLLPRFDARRVWETFCGPNPPTVWMAVPTMYQKLFEAFDAADEPTRARWAGGARSLRLATSGSAALPVTLAERWRAVTGAIPLERFGMTEIGVGATNALDPLGRRSGSVGLPPRSVEARIVDEAGNDLERGPGELWIRGPSVFKGYLGREQATQDAFAEGRWFRTGDVAERAEDGYLRLLGRTSVDILKSGGYKLSALEIEEALRENAAVAEVAVVGLPDEAWGERVVAVVVAAPGRAAECAPEVLRGWAKERIAPYKVPREVIVATSLPRNALGKVVKPELVKAILDGTVANMSRTES; encoded by the coding sequence ATGCCTTCTCCCTTCGTCACGCGCCTCGCAAGCTTTCAGCACGAAGAGCGGCTCGCCGTGGAGGACGACACGCGGAGCCGCACGTTCGCCGAGCTTTGGGATCGCGCCCAGCGCGTCCGCCTCGCGCTCACCGAGGGCGCGCCTTCGCTCGAAGGCCGCGCCGTGGCCATCCTCGTCTCGCCCGGCGCGCTCTGGCTCGAAGCCTTCTTCGGCACGATCCTCGCGGGCGGCGTGGCCTTGCCGCTCTCGCCGCTTTATCCGCCCGCCGAGCTCGCTTGGTTCGGCGAGGACGCGCGCGCGGCTGCGGTGATCGTCTCCGAGGACCAGCGCGAGCGTGGGGCCTTGCTCTGCGAAGGCCGCCGCGTCCTCCTCGCGGAGACGCTCGCCGACGGCCCGCGGCCCGAGGGCGACGCGGCCCCGCTCGAACCCGACGACGTCGCGCTCCTGCTCTACACGAGCGGCACAACGGGCAAACCCAAGGGCGCGATGATCACGCATGAGAACGTCGACGTGCAGGCCGCGATTTTGCGCGAGGCGTGGGCGTTCAGTGAGGGCGATCGGCTGCTCCACGCGCTGCCGCTGCATCACCTGCACGGCCTCGGTATCTCGCTGCTCACCACGCTGCTCGCGGGCGCCGCGGCGCGGCTCCTCCCGCGCTTCGACGCGCGGCGCGTGTGGGAGACGTTTTGCGGGCCAAACCCGCCGACGGTCTGGATGGCCGTGCCCACGATGTACCAGAAGCTCTTCGAGGCGTTCGACGCGGCCGACGAGCCGACGCGGGCGCGGTGGGCGGGCGGCGCGCGCAGTTTGCGCCTCGCGACGAGCGGCTCGGCCGCGCTCCCCGTCACCCTCGCCGAGCGCTGGCGCGCCGTCACGGGCGCGATCCCGCTCGAGCGTTTCGGCATGACCGAGATCGGGGTTGGCGCGACGAACGCCCTTGATCCTTTGGGCCGACGCTCCGGCTCGGTGGGTTTGCCTCCGCGCTCGGTCGAGGCGCGGATCGTCGACGAGGCGGGCAATGACCTCGAGCGTGGCCCCGGCGAGCTCTGGATTCGTGGGCCCAGCGTGTTCAAGGGGTACCTCGGCCGCGAGCAGGCCACGCAGGACGCGTTTGCCGAGGGCCGCTGGTTCCGCACCGGCGATGTGGCCGAGCGCGCCGAGGATGGCTACCTGCGTTTGCTCGGACGAACCAGTGTAGACATTTTGAAGAGCGGCGGGTACAAGCTCTCGGCCCTGGAGATCGAGGAGGCGCTGCGGGAAAACGCGGCCGTCGCCGAGGTCGCGGTCGTGGGTTTGCCCGACGAGGCGTGGGGCGAGCGTGTCGTCGCGGTCGTCGTCGCCGCGCCGGGTCGCGCCGCGGAATGCGCGCCGGAGGTGCTGCGCGGCTGGGCGAAAGAGCGAATCGCGCCGTACAAGGTTCCACGCGAGGTGATCGTGGCGACGTCGCTCCCGCGCAATGCGCTCGGAAAGGTCGTCAAGCCCGAACTCGTGAAGGCAATTTTGGATGGGACGGTCGCAAATATGTCGCGGACCGAATCGTAA
- a CDS encoding alpha/beta hydrolase family protein — protein MVLRRILTSAASGFDKTVGTAMLVRGDMIRSFDPAGLGPEARIDLLSAIRAIYDKPEFFTAPSSFFGEPTIPHVELARVRLLGGPDPGMVLDATWPSEFEPLEENVRTDYLGHTLNRTATARLFLHATPRPVVILVHGYRCGAFALEERLWPVPWIFELGLDVAMAVLPFHACRAPKGTALFPSPDMRFTIEGFRQAIMDLRALAALLCDRGASSVGAMGMSLGGYTTGLWATIDPTLAFAVPIVPCASIADVARAVGLLVGTPEQQAAQHQAIEATLRVVSPLGRSALIPPERFLVVGAAGDQITPLDHARRMAEHFRAPLETFHGGHLLQFGRADAFRAVRRMLARIGIIETRHAAA, from the coding sequence TTGGTCCTGCGCCGCATCCTCACGAGCGCTGCTTCCGGGTTCGACAAGACCGTCGGCACGGCGATGCTCGTGCGGGGGGACATGATCCGCTCTTTTGATCCCGCGGGCCTCGGCCCCGAGGCCCGCATCGACCTGCTCTCCGCGATCCGCGCGATCTACGACAAGCCCGAGTTCTTCACGGCGCCGAGCTCGTTTTTTGGGGAACCAACGATCCCCCACGTCGAGCTCGCCCGGGTGCGTCTCCTCGGCGGGCCCGATCCCGGCATGGTGCTCGACGCGACATGGCCGAGCGAGTTCGAACCGCTCGAAGAGAACGTGCGCACGGACTACCTCGGGCACACGCTGAACCGCACCGCGACGGCGCGGCTGTTTCTGCACGCTACGCCCCGCCCGGTCGTGATCCTCGTGCACGGCTACCGGTGCGGGGCGTTCGCGCTCGAGGAGCGGCTCTGGCCCGTGCCCTGGATCTTCGAGCTCGGCCTCGACGTGGCGATGGCGGTCCTGCCCTTCCACGCATGCCGCGCGCCGAAAGGGACGGCGCTCTTTCCCTCGCCGGACATGCGCTTCACGATCGAGGGGTTTCGCCAGGCGATCATGGATCTCCGCGCGCTCGCGGCCCTCCTCTGCGACCGGGGCGCGTCGTCGGTCGGCGCGATGGGGATGAGCCTCGGCGGCTACACGACGGGGCTCTGGGCCACGATCGATCCGACGCTCGCGTTCGCGGTGCCGATCGTGCCGTGCGCGTCGATCGCCGACGTGGCGCGCGCGGTGGGGCTGCTCGTCGGCACGCCGGAGCAGCAAGCGGCGCAGCACCAGGCGATCGAAGCGACGCTCCGCGTGGTGAGCCCGCTCGGTCGGTCCGCGTTGATCCCGCCCGAGCGATTCCTCGTCGTGGGAGCGGCGGGCGACCAGATCACGCCGCTCGATCACGCGCGGCGCATGGCCGAGCATTTCCGCGCGCCGCTGGAGACGTTCCACGGCGGGCACCTCTTGCAGTTCGGCCGGGCGGACGCGTTCCGCGCGGTGCGGCGGATGCTCGCGCGGATCGGGATCATCGAGACGCGCCACGCCGCGGCGTGA